The DNA window GGAGTACTATCGACGGGGTTTAGATTACGACAGCAATTTTTATGGCAAACAAAACTCCATCCTTGTGGATGTGTTCAACAGTGGGTAAATAATTGACTGTTTGCTGGGTAAGCCCACAGCATCAACAGAAATGGAATTGGGTAGATGATCCTCGTTCACAGTGAAAATAACAGCATATTGACAGCAGATGAAGTGACCCTGGTTGGACTCTCCACGTCTGCTGCTGCATCCTCTTCCATTTCATTCTGTGAACTACCGACTCTGCACGTCTGATAATTCCATCCCCATTGAAGAAATATTTATCCCCAcgttggtataaaggattgtttgcTGACCAATCCCATCCACACGACCAATCCATGGATTTACATTTGTCAGTTTACATTCCTTTTCTATTTGTTCGATGGTCAATAGGGGATTTGCAGGGGACGTAAGGGTCTGTATGGCCGGAAATAGATGAGAGTCATGGTGTTTTTCTGTGGTTATGGTTtggattttatatttttatcattttatcatttttctgttaacatttaacattcctTTCAGTCACTTCACAATTAGCGAGGTGATTTCATCACGCTATTTATGTTGTTAGATATAAAGTCATTGACATCGTATTAGAGCAAGACTTGCAGTGCTGGTGAGAAATCAAGAGAAATTCAGTTTTTCTTCAGCCGTTATTAAAAAGAAATCGATTTAAAGGTCTCAGGTTTAGTGATATATGAAAATGTCCTTGGGAGGTTTCTAATGATTAAcacattttggttttcttttaacAGATTGATTTCAAAGTTCCATGTAGgcaaaacataaaatacattttctgtggcTAGCATCCTGGTGAGGCCCTTTGTTCTCTGTGCGATCAGGCCGCCTGTCACTGCTAAATGTTGACTACCTACTTTACCTTCCGTAAAAGCTTCTGTAAAAAGGACACTGACGGGAAGGAATGTCCCGTTGATTAATACGTCAAGAGCCCCGAGGTCCGAATGACTTGCACCACGAcgaaaggaaggaagaaaagaggCACGGCCCACTCCAAGTCTCATGAAAATAACTACAATAGTAATTTCAAGGTGATGGTTGCCAAAAATATTTATCTGGGTCTAATCTTACTAAGAACAATACCAAACTGAAAATGGCAATGAATATTTGCTCATTTGTACTTTCCAGTACAACTGCAAATAGCTACTAGGGGCCCATAGTTTAAGTAATATGTCCAAAAAGTAGTAAAAGTCACAACATTTTGTTTCCATATGGACGCGCATCAGAGCCCACAGGACAGATGTGCTCACATGATGCTTTGAGGCACTTTCCCTTTTTTGCAAATCAAGTCATGAGTCTCTTGTGGTTAtagtctgtgttttgttttaaaggtgCTTTGATAATTTAATATATAAGACCCCTGGGCAGATTGGTATCTCAGGACGCACGTATAGCTTCTACCGGTCCAATCGGAGTTGAGTATTGTGTTGTGGCATTATTCAAATGTTAGAGAGCTGTGaaagcaggtggaggagagtcACTGTTGGCGCCCAAACGGCTTCAGCTGACTTCCCGGCAACTTGATAAAGGACAAGTTACAACCTGCCCACTGGCAGCTGAGAGCTGCAGGGTAACGGTCCTGGGGATCAGCTTGAACCGTAAGTATTTTTTTAGGCAATGGTAGAAGGTTATTGGTGGTCCATATCCGATGGTTTTGAGGCCAAGTACCGAATAGCTTTTGGTTTTCAACCAGCGTCGTTTCGCTGGGGAAGAAGATGAAACCTGTCTATGCCGTTCCGACTAAATCCTGATTATAACTAAACATACAGGTGTTTATAGATCATATTCAACACAGTGTATTGATCAAATAAAAGTGATAATGAGTGCCATATCTCTGTGATGATGgtgttttattttctgctgAAGAAGCTAAAGTTACTGCCAAGATATAATGATACTTAAGGGCAGTTTCTGTGGTTTTCACGTTATGTTCCTCACTGTATTGATCCACTATGTACTGGttccaaatgttttcattattttatatatgGAACAATTAGTGGTAGGCTAATGCCTATTCTCTTTACATTGGATTTGTTGTATTTCTTTGAAAGGCTGCTTGACTTTGAGAAGGCAAACAATCGTTGCTTCCTACCGCtcagcaggatgcagggagccCCGACCTGCTGCAGCTCACAGGGACATTAGTGAGGGACCATCTAAAAGTCACtccataaaaaaatatttggtttgACCCATCAATGTGTGAAAGTGTTCAGCAGATAGTTTACAAAAAGGTGTCGTAGCAGCATTTATAATCCGTTGCGCAGTGGCAGAGGCATTATGCAGAAAACAAGTCATTTGAATAAGAATGTCAGACAGGTAAGACTGTGATAGAGGGCACCCAGGAAGCCAACTTCAGATTGTGTCTAAAGCTTTTACTAAATGCCAATGCCAGGTGTAAGACATTTGAGATGTTGTAAAATGTCTGCACCGAGCTCATTGGGAATCCTAACAATGATCTCGCAGAGCAGTGTGAGGAAAGGTCGGCGAGCAagaaaaatctgcagcatccaTGCTGGAGTCATAAAAGTTGAGAGGAGAGTGAAAatggcagaggaagagagacaagtGGAGAGGGTATGAGGCAGAAAGAGCCTGGTGATTTAACATCTCCCAGAATGCCTTGCTTAGACCAACCTCAGAGAGCATGCCTGCAGCCAGTTAGCATAGAAACAAGTCAGGCAGGGACAACTTGTGTTTTCAGGAGGAAATCTTAATCTTGGCTCCCAAATCCCTTCATTACAATACAGGTAACACATCACACAACACCCTTATGGGAGCATGATTGCCCAATAAAAGTAATATAGGCAGAATAGTAGTTTGGTACACAGGCTGGCAGTCGTAGTGACAGTGAACACTGTGCTACTCTATTTTTGTAAGCAACGTCTAACCAAACATTACCATCAAAATCAACAGTCTATGAACAATTAAATATGTTTGCTGTTCATTTCAGAATGGATAGCAACATTGAAAATACAGCTGTCAATTTATCGACCCCTGCAACCATAACACCATCAACAGGCATACTTTGGATTTAAATATGAGCCTTCTTACTGAGGAAATATAAACTGTCAATAAGTATTATATATGCAttaatgtgaataaaacatgttcAATGATAGTGTACAAAATGGAAAAgaatatttcacaaaaataaaaaaaattccagaCTACATACTGCAAAGGCCTGAATATAGAGTCAAATTCAATCTGAGGACCTCCAGTAATCTACAGTAACTGATGGATTCTGCATTTTCACTACAATTTAACTTGCAAAGAGAAGAGATCCATTTAACCCGATTGTGTAATCATATTTTGGAACTGTTAACTATTCCTCTAAGTGGTATCACAGATTTATTGTACGGCATTGTTTCCCTCCTTCTTCAATGACCCAGATTTGAATAGCATTTGACTGTGGTCTGTTATGCAACAACTTTGGGGCTGTTCCTCAGACCGGCTCTTTGCATGCAGGGCGGGAAAGGTAGTGAGCGCTCTCCCTCCACAACTTTTCGCGCTGTAGCCCAGGTGATATTAGCGCCACTGCAGTTGTACCCCTCCCCCGACCCGACCCCCCATCCGTCTGTTTCAACCGCAGAGGGTAATTACAGGCAGACAATAGCCCCAGTGATTAGGTTAAAAAAAGGTAGGTATTGACAGAGGGATTCTGGGTGCCAGTTGACGCTGGTCTCgctgcaggagaggaagcagTGGAGATGCGAAATGCTCAGCTGAACATCAAAGATCGTCTATTCCTGTGACGAGTCACTCGTTTCAGAATATTAatctgttttaaaacaaactcaGACGGTATTTGCAGTACATTATACTGTATTTACTTAATCAAATAATagctccctcttttttttacgCTATTTTCCATAAGAGTAATCATTTCTATTCGCCCAATCGTGTGCACGATTAACAGTCATTAGTGTAGGTGGTTACTGAAATGACTGAAGTAATGGTCACATGGTACCTGGTTAAATGTCATTGCATTATCATTGTCGTCTCCCTAGTTCGCCGTTGTTTTCTAAGCCGTGctgaaaccaaatcatttttcgcTCATTAACTTTGTGCTGGAAAGGTTCAAggtaaaaatgagaagaaaagcaaataACTCGATTTCTGATACTGCACAGGAAATAGTTACAGAGTGAGAGTTCTtcttttaaacccccccccaggcttGGACAGAGCGCGCCGGTTGCCCCGCCAGCTCAACTCAAGGGGCGTGGCCATATTCCGCGCCCCTGCAACAACCACCCGAGCCCAACCACGCTGACTGGCTGTAGAGGAGTGACGCGCCAATTCATCTCGGTGCTGATTGGCCGACGTGAGCCAGATGCCTGAAAGCGCCAGAAAACAAGCTTGAGCGGGGTATGCTGGCGTCTCCCCGGGAATGTGCAAAGTTTCCTCGGATCGGACACAAGCAAAGGACTAGAGGTGCAGTCAGAAGAGGACAGGGACGTATATTTTAAAGAGGGAAATTTGCTGCTATGTTAATGTAAAGAAAGTTCCCGCTGACACGTCAACGCGTCGAAAGAACCGGACACACGCCTCCACTgtaatatttcattcatcagCAGAAGAGAAAGGTGAGGAACCCTCTCGTATGCTAGGCTGGTCAGCTGAGCTAGGAATGCTAGCTAAGCAGCTCATTAAAGCTCAATTGGCATTTACAACCAatgttgtaaaaatgtcacAGCAACCTAATGTTTGGTCTTCCATCCAACGGGCTCCGCCACACCTATTAGTGCTTTCCGATGTGAGGGAATTTACCTTTTACCAAGTTGGGAAAAGTTAAGGCTATCTCCGGTAACAACCGCGAAGTAACACTTTTATTACCAATGTCATGCGATGATCCCTTCAGCGCCTGCTTATTGGAATGCAGTCGGTGCGCGCGACGTGCGGTCAGTAGGGCGCTTGATCGCTACGTTGCGGTCGTTAGCTTGCTGCGGGCTAATTAGCTGCTGTTCTTTGCGCCAAATTCCGCTGACCACTGGTCCAGCGCGTTCAGCGACGCGCTAATTAGGCGAACTCTGCTTGCACTTCACTCCAACTTCACCGTTCATCTTGCGAAGATCTCAGTCGGGTATTTGCTGTCTGATATCTTATATCcatcttcattctttttttcttttttttttttggattgcaTTTCTCCCAGATGGAAGTTAAATGTCTCGCGCTGAAAGACCTCACGAGTCCCAGGAAAGGTTTCACGGAGGAGGATGGGGGCCACGGTGAACAGAAGGTAAGGTTTAGGTGTGGTCTGAGCAGTGAAACGGGTTGGGTGACTCCATGCCTTACGCAATGTGGCATCTGAATCCTTAAGttaggtttgaaaaaaaaaaaaataatgggctgggcttttgaatttcaaattggtttgtgtgagagaggggagcaCATTCATTCTAATTGAAGGCACCCCAAAATCATCAGCAGTTAGTCTGTCCCCTGTAAAGGGGATGCGTTTTAACATGGTTTACTGTCTCCTTCTCAGGAAAACGTCTACGCAGAGAGGAGAAGGTCCACGCCTCTGAAATCCGCAGAGACCCCCGGCCCCAGTTTAGCGATGAGGAGAAACgggcccccccccgacatgtcCCACGTCACCCCCATTAAACACACACCCCTCGCCGATCCTTGGACCCCCACAGCCAATTTGAAGATGCTGATCAGTGCGGCGGGCCCGGACATCCGGgacagagagatgaagaagGTGCTGTTTAGACCCATCGAGAACGAGAAGCCCGAAAGCCCTGATACTCTAGCGGAGGACACGGAGGTAGAAGACTCTTGTCAGGTATGTAAAAGAGAGCTAAACAGCCAAACTGGTACAATTGGTGTTTAATTTGAGCTATGGCAAATCGACAGTCCTAATGCATGTCAACTGGTCGGTTTTTGTGTGATGCGATTACTTCTTTAGCATCAACGGGTTGAGGGTTTTCCAGCCTTTTCCGTATCGCGCggttttccttcttttaaaaGCACCATTACGACATGTTCCAGAAGAAGCCGCAGACTGCGATATCACGCTAGCTCCAAACCGCAACCAAAAATGTTCTCACCCGTTCAGTTCGACGCtggggatgaggaggatgacacCGAAAAAAAGCCCAGCAGAAAGCAGAAGAGTCTGGGTCTGCTGTGCCAGAAGTTCTTGGCCCTGTACCCCGACTACCCACCGCTGCACTGCCCCATCTGGATCTCTCTGGACGAGGTGTCGACCAATCTTGGTAAGAAGTGGGGGGCGGAGTGTGGAGCTGTCCCAGTCACATGGGTTATTGGATTTCTGGACTTCTTCTCCAGTGCGAGGGATTCATTGAAAGCAAAACACCGACCATTGTGGGATCTTCTAACTGCTGATTCTTCTTCCCTCGCCATGAAATAACCAGGAGTGGAGCGGCGGCGCATCTACGACATCGTCAACGTGCTGGAGTCCCTCATGCTCGTTGGTCGGATTGCCAAGAACAGCTACAGCTGGTATGGTCGCCTGCGGCTGGAGGCCACGCTGGCGGAGCTGCAGCGGAGGGGTCGGCAGCAGGGCTACCACCTCCAGATGGACCCGGCCACTGAGGGCAGGGGGCCCAGGTCGGGGCACGAGGACGACGGGGCGGAAGGAGACGCTGTCAGCGGTGGTGTGTTCAAGGATCCAACTACGACTTTAAATGCTTTCCAATGTGTACCTGTGTACTGTTGACTTTTATGATGGCAGTTGTAGTTTCAGGAAAAGCcaattttccattttaaagGGTAGATTTCCGGTTTGATGCAGCTGCCTTCAAATGAacactaaaaataaatcattgccATTAATCCCACATGTATGAATACATGAGCCTGGAGCCGGGTTTCCATAACGATCCCTCAcataatgtacacacacacaccagcctccCATTGAGGCCTTGTGTGTTTACTTGGCAGTGCGGCTGTTAACTCCTTCCAAATAAGGAGTTAACAAAAAGGTAGATGGCTGTGGTTACTGTCTGCTGGCTATGATGCGGCTTCATAAATGCGGCCTTTGGCGATATGATAATAATACATAGCCGTCAGGAGGTGTGTGCTGCAGATCAACACACACCCAGAGCTCATTAAGGCATCGGCTGCACGTTTAATCAGCTCCTGGTTTATTAGAAGTTAGAACTTTCTGCCGTAGTCTGACCCACtcgcgtgtttttttttggcgttTGTAGCTTGCGGCAATAGGAAAGACAAATCTCTGCGCATCATGAGCCAGAAGTTCGTCATGCTCTTCCTGGTGTCCAAGACTCAGACGGTTACTTTGGACGCAGCAGCAAAGATTCTCATCGAGGACAGCCAGGACTCGTCCAGTCACAGCAAGTACAAAAGTAAGCGTGCTTAAAAGGAACACGTCGTGTTACACCAATTTGTGCGTTTTGTATCAACACTTGTATCCACTTTGGTGTGTTCAGCCAAGGTGCGGCGGCTGTACGACATCGCAAACGTGCTGACCAGCCTGCGCCTCATAAAGAAGGTCCATGTGCGTGAGGAGAGAGGCAGGAAGCCCGCCTTCAAGTGGCTCGGCCCCGTCGACTTCAAAAGCTCTGCGAGTGCTGGTAAGAGTTTGAGTGTAAACTCAACAATCCGCCCAGTGGCGTGGAGGTACTGCACGTCTCTCCACCAACAACTATAGCAAATGGATGCgtcggaaagaaaaaaagggtcttCTGTGGTAATGACCAACTTATAAGCATCCCTGTccatctccatcaactgcaggACATGGTGTGAACGGGGCAGCTGTCGCTCTGCCCGGGGCCACGCACACAGTGGCGGGCGTCGACCTCGGAGGAGCCAAGATGGTGCGCCACGCCTCCTTCAATGTCACACCCACTCCTGTGGGCGTACAGCGTCTGGTCAACTCTGCACCCAGCAGTCCACGGCGAGACGTCACCGGTAGGAGGCACCCGCGTCTTCCGCCACCACGGCTCAGCCAGCCAATAGTCTAACACAGGACGTTTTGGGTTCTCATCGCATTAATCGCTATTTTTGTCACGCCGCAGGTCTGCCATCCCAGCCGGTGGATTATTCGAAAAAGACTCCAGGCAACAGCGCGGTGTGTCGCCTGCAGTTTGGCAGCAGCACTGAGTGAGTAAATGCCACCGACCCGCTCGGCCATCGCCCTCGCATGCTCTTGGTTTAGATTGATCTGCTGTCTCAGACACAGATTTACTGCCTCTAAGTTTACTGGTCCTGTCTGCGTCCGATTGACTGACCCATCCTCCACATCAGCTCCCCAGAACGAGGACACGTGTGGAAGAGACTGCAGAATATTTCTCACCGTGGATGGTTTTGCTCTCCCGTTACTGTGTGCTTTGGCTGCTTAGCTGCAGTACGCAGTATTCCGAGTGTTTATGTGGTCGGCCCGCTCATGGCCCGACCACAGCAGCCTCCGAGCCACCATGTGTTTTTGGAGGTAGAGAAATGGGATGTAGACGCCTCCAATTAGAGCTTGAATTCTAATCATTCGGTGCTTCTGTGTGGTTTCCTCGGCAGTAACCGCCCTATCGGCAGCAGTGGCAGCCCGCTGGCTCCGTCCGACAGCCGCCCCGCCCTGCGGGCCCCACACCCGGAGCACCTCTTCGCcaccaactcctcctcctcccgacaCTGCTTGGCCTACCTGCCCAACCTGTCCCAGCCTTCGGTGGTCATGCTGTACCAGGCGCCGGACACTCCTGACTGGACGCCCGAAGGTCTGAGGTCGCCGAGGGCGGAGTCTGATGAGggcagcaagaggaggaggaggagtaaagaggatgaggaggaagaagaggggacgGTGTTCAAAAAGCAGAAGGCGCACGGGTTCTTGGGATGTGACGAGGTGAGGCGCTTATTGCCTGGAAAATAATTGATCAGTGTTTAATAGCCATCATGGCGTTTCTCTGGCGCTTTACTGGCGACAGCATAGTCACTTAGTTCAGTCCCGTGCTTCTGTGTCACATGGATCAGCTGATCCAGGTTGATTTAACCTCGCCGTTTGCTGCCCTTCTAGGGGGGAGATGAACGTCACAGGGAAGCAGCAGAGGGTTCCCCAGCAGGTCACACCAGGATGTCCCCCAGTCGCCCAGCAGGCCACGTCGGAGAGCACAGTCATGGACGCAGCAGCAGTGAGCCCGCCCAACCATCACACTACCTCTACGTACCCAACAACGCAGGTGACCAAATGATGGCAGTGGATTAAGTCGCCTGTGCAGCTCTGACCGATGTTTGGCCTGGTGTTCGTCTCTGTACCCGCATGGTGACCATTCGCTAACACGTTATAATCCCCATCGGCATAGTCTCTCAAATGTTTCCCTCTCTTCCCTAGGTTTAAACAACCTTAACTTCCTCTTCTCCGCCGGCCAGTCGCCAGCCGGTTTGGCCCACACCGGCGTCCCCACCCTGGCGCTGCCCTACGTCCTGATGCCCTCTGCAGCCCTCTCCCATTACCCTGTGGTGGCCGGaggcctgcagcagcagggctcCGAGGCCTGTAACAAACTGAGCTTCAGCCTGCCGGCCGCTGTGATGTCACCTGCCCACTTTGTGATGGGCGCGGCGCCGTACGGCCTGGCGGCGGCATCGGAGATCAACGGGCCTGCGGCGGCATCGCCGTCCAATCAGGAGCAGAGCAGGCTGTACGGCTCGGTGACTGGAGCTCCACATTCTCCCTCAGGCCCGCATCACACTGTGAGCATCCACACACCACAACCACTGGTAAGAACACATGATCGACGCATGACTGTCTGGTAGCAGGGACAAAAAAAACGGGAGCAAATGTGGCAGCTCCTTTTGTggaagatccccccccctcatttacTCATTCAGACACTTGCTCTCATTAAGGGCTTTTGACTCTATTCATCTCAAAGATGTTGAATGGGTGTTCGATGGCTGTGTAGCATTGAGGCGTAAATTAGGagttgaaaatgtaattttcaaaCTAGTATATTCTTTTGACAAATCGTTTTAAAAAGAGCTGTATTCATACACTGAACCTTAAAAcagatggggaaaaaataacaatttacaAATGTCATAATTGCCGTAAAATGTTCCACCAGTCCTCGATGGATAGCTTTTCAACAGTGGCAGCTGAGTGGTACCCGAGATGCCCTTCCTTTAGAAACATACCCGTACTGCTCATGGGAACAGTGTAACTAATCTGGAGCAGGGTTATATCTACACGTTCGcacctcactctctccctctctcccctcacaGACACCACAAACACCGAAGGAAAGCGCACCATCTGCCTCCAAGTCTTTCTTCCAGACCCCAGGCACACTGGGAAGTGTAGTCAGCTCTGCGCCAGCGGCCCGAAAACGAGGCTCGGCCCAGAGGAGGCTGGACATCGGCCACCCGCCGACCAACCAGCTGGACATGTGAGGGGATGGCTAACGTCCCGTTTTAACACTCAGCTGTTGATTCTGAATGTGAAAGAATGGAGTTTTAAACCATTGGTGCTTTGTTTATTAGTTTATTAATAAATGTAGGGGTTTCCTCCCAAAATGCACGAGAAACACCGTTAGCGGAGAACGGAAATGAACTAAGATACCAAATTGTTTGTTATCTGATATTTTGCAATTGAcagtttttttcattcttaaaaCTCTTCTGTTATTGGTCTCCTCTTGGCTCCGTTACAGGACAAGATTTCAGTGAATGAGAAGCAGTATTGCTAGTGTCACAGTGCCCTCCTGTGGTGGGAGTTGGTTACTGCTGTATGTATTTTAGCCAAGATCCTCCTTCCCAGATGTGATCAAGCTACCCAATTCCCCATATCCAATtgctatttatattttagttaatATATGATTATACAGACTGTAATGGAACATGGACTATGTTCCGACAGAATGTCCAGCTTACTTTAAAGTGATTTTTGTCAGTTGACCCCTTCAGGTTGCGTTTCATCGTCACGGTATAATAGAACTTCTATTCGCTGCAGATCACCAGCAGACAATCCCCTCGTGGCTCATTTCAGACATCACTGTAAGGAGAGCAATCactaaagctttaaaagtttTTAGCCAGCCGAGCATCCCCGCGTTCTTGGCCTACTTGATCCTTCCCATCAGGAAGACAAATGTCACTAGTGCTATGCATGTTTTATCTGTGGTATCCGCAACCGCTGTGCTTGAAGGTTAAACGCCAAACCCTGACGACTGAGGGATGATGTGAGCCTGCGCTCAGGTACTTGAATACTTGTGACTTCAGAGTACTgtaaagatgtatttttaatCTTGAATTTAGAATTTGAAGTTTGGGAGCTCCCAGTATGGCCACATCCTGCTCATGTTGGCAGAGCTAAGCGCCTTACCTAAGGCACCTTGGAGGAGATAAAAGAACTGGTGCCAGGGGATTTGTATCATCAGTCCACTAACTTGCCTCCAGACAACTCTGCAAAAGTACCAGAACTTTGTGCAGGAATCGGATTTCCTTCGGAAGAATTCAGCGGTTTCACACCAAAGGGTGCACAAATAATCCACTGACCAGTGGATGTGTATTCGTGAATGTACAGTTTGATGTCGTTTTTGTATATTATATTCAGATTGCCATTTATACCTCCACATGGAGAATGTCAAATGCCGCTTGACTGTGTCGGAAAATAATGATTATTGCACTGCTAGTTTTAGTAGTTGTGTCTTCTGGTGCATCTTTAAAATAACCCTGGCGCTGTTGCTTCACTGTAGCTCTCTACTCTGTAAGTAAGGGCCAAACTGGTGCTGTATGactttcattcattaaaaatgtatgacttttgtttgtcatttctgtGATATCTTTTCTCATAGTTTTATTCTACAATGGAGGAGGAAACTAAAATGGCAATCCAAATGGTAGTGGAATTACAGATGCTTCCAATAACAATACAGCAATGCTACAGTCCAATTCCTGTCATGTTGCATGCAGTCAACACTAAAATGGAGAGGATGGTTTGTGTGAAGACTGTTTCACAATATGACTACTAAAGTGCAGTCAATTTGTTTATGCTGATGTTaaattatttataataaatgaaattaTATTGGGGGGAAAGCGCATCAATTCTGATCTGGTCACGCTGGGCTCATTGAGTCAAATGTAGTAACACACAGTGCTTGTGGGAGTACATAATCATCTAAACTTTTATATCAGCACTTAAACTGAGCTGTGGGAGCTGCCAGTAGATGCGTTTGGCCCCTGCCAGGCATTTATGACATTAAacaccagcagctggaacaaTTCACTACACAGATGGATAGTCTAGCAAAGTATCAGCTGTGATGTCTCACATACACACCCAGAAATGGGCAAAAACACATCTAAATGTATTTAGGTACATAACACCCCTCAAACAAtctattgaaatgaaaatactgGCCATATATTTAGGATTTAAATagattttctgttttctcacaATATGGAATAGCAGTGCTTTCAGGTTTGGGTTCTCTAATGTACACAAAGCTCTGGCGAACCCCACAAAAAGGAAGAACAGTCACAGGATGTCAGTATAACCGAGCAAAGCTATTAAAGGCAACAACTTGATAGATTATGTAGATATACTTTTATTAGATTGGTTCCATCTAAGGGGTTTTGTggaggctgccccccccccccccccccagtgtgagGTAAAGGTGGAACTCTACAGGTTCAGGTTCAGCCTGGCTGGCTGCAATCAAGCCTGCCGTGCTCAATTACCTGCATGTAATTAACAATCTAATTAGGTTGATTGGCCGACGAAGACACAcgttttcacatttttgtgaTGTGTGTCTGGGATAAATTTAATTCTTACCTAATGAGATGGAAAAATATCTATCATTATAGCCAATGATCTTCATGGTGAAAATGCTATTCAAAGGGTCTAGTGGCCGCACATACGGCTTCATTTAATGGCCTGCGATTACCGTCACATGTATTTTCCATGCTATTGTTTATAGTCCCAACATGTCACCCATTCCTCGATCATGAGACTAAAGGTCATAACTGGCTTTCTCCATCCTGGTGAAATTTGGCATAAACATGCAAAGCCCATGGGAACTATAATAGGATCAGCGCTATCTTGGTCAGAGTTGTTCTCTGTGGTACACACTCTCCATCATGCACACCGTGTCCAGCAGGGAGCAGGATGACTGCGGCCTTCGTCAGACACTTCATCACCATAGATGCTTCTACTTCTTCAAC is part of the Pungitius pungitius chromosome 2, fPunPun2.1, whole genome shotgun sequence genome and encodes:
- the e2f7 gene encoding transcription factor E2F7; translation: MEVKCLALKDLTSPRKGFTEEDGGHGEQKENVYAERRRSTPLKSAETPGPSLAMRRNGPPPDMSHVTPIKHTPLADPWTPTANLKMLISAAGPDIRDREMKKVLFRPIENEKPESPDTLAEDTEVEDSCQFDAGDEEDDTEKKPSRKQKSLGLLCQKFLALYPDYPPLHCPIWISLDEVSTNLGVERRRIYDIVNVLESLMLVGRIAKNSYSWYGRLRLEATLAELQRRGRQQGYHLQMDPATEGRGPRSGHEDDGAEGDAVSGACGNRKDKSLRIMSQKFVMLFLVSKTQTVTLDAAAKILIEDSQDSSSHSKYKTKVRRLYDIANVLTSLRLIKKVHVREERGRKPAFKWLGPVDFKSSASAGHGVNGAAVALPGATHTVAGVDLGGAKMVRHASFNVTPTPVGVQRLVNSAPSSPRRDVTGLPSQPVDYSKKTPGNSAVCRLQFGSSTDNRPIGSSGSPLAPSDSRPALRAPHPEHLFATNSSSSRHCLAYLPNLSQPSVVMLYQAPDTPDWTPEGLRSPRAESDEGSKRRRRSKEDEEEEEGTVFKKQKAHGFLGCDEGGDERHREAAEGSPAGHTRMSPSRPAGHVGEHSHGRSSSEPAQPSHYLYVPNNAGLNNLNFLFSAGQSPAGLAHTGVPTLALPYVLMPSAALSHYPVVAGGLQQQGSEACNKLSFSLPAAVMSPAHFVMGAAPYGLAAASEINGPAAASPSNQEQSRLYGSVTGAPHSPSGPHHTVSIHTPQPLTPQTPKESAPSASKSFFQTPGTLGSVVSSAPAARKRGSAQRRLDIGHPPTNQLDM